The following DNA comes from Gemmatimonadales bacterium.
ATGAACCGGCCGGTCAACGACGGCTTCTCGGGCGGCGAGAAGAAGCGCAACGAGATCCTCCAGATGGCGGTGCTGGAGCCCAGGCTCGCCATCCTGGACGAGACCGACTCGGGCCTCGACATCGACGCGCTCAAGACGGTCGCCGAAGCGGTGAACAAGCTTCGCCGCCCCGACAACGCATCGATCATCGTGACGCACTACCAGCGGCTGCTCAACTACATCACGCCGGACTTCGTTCACGTGTTATCGGGCGGGCGGATCGTGAAGTCGGGCGGCAAGGAGTTGGCGCAGGAGCTCGAGGCGAAGGGCTACGACTGGCTCAAGGACGAGGCGGTGGCGGCGTGAACGCTCCGCGGGTCCTGGATCGCTTCATGGCGCAGCACGAGGCGTTCGCCAGGAACGGCGGGAAGGTCGCGCCCGAGTGGCTACGCGTCCTGCGCGCTGGCGCACTGGCGCGCTTCGCGGAACTCGGCTTCCCGACGACGAAGCTCGAGGCATGGCGCTTCACCAGCGTGCAGCCGATCGCCGAGACCGCGTTCGCGCCCGCGAGCGAGGCCTCCGGTGAGTTGCCGGCTGGGAAGTCGCTCGAGCGGCTCGAGCTGTGCGAGGCGCGGCGGCACCTCGCGGTCTTCGTCAACGGGCGGTTCGTCGAGGCGCTGTCGTCGGTGGCCGGCCTGCCGGCCGGCGCCCGGGTCGGCAGCCTCGTCGGCGCGCTTGAGCGTGAGCCGGAGTTGGTGGAGCGGCATCTGGCGCGGCAGGCGCTCCTCGACGATAACGCGTTCGCGGCGCTGAACACGGCGTTCGTGCACGATGGAGCGTTCGTCTACCTGCCGGAAGGCACGGTCATGGAAGAGCCGGTGCAGCTCCTCTTCCTATCGATGCCGGGCGCGGAGCCGATGGTCTCCCACCCGCGTAGCCTCATCGTGGTGGAGCGGATGGCGCGGGCCTCCGTGGTCGAGACGTATGCCGGACACGGCGACGGCGTCTACTGGACCAACGCCGTGACGGAGGTGGTCCTCGGCGACGGCGCGCGCGCCGATTGTTACCGGGTGCAGCGCGAGAGCGAGCGGGCATACCATGTCGCCACGACCCAGACGCGGCAGGGCCGGGACAGCGTGCTGTCGGTCCACGCCGTGGTCCTGGGCGCGGTTCTTTCGCGTCACGACATCGGCACCGTGCTCGACGGGCCCGGCGGCAAGTGCACTCTGAACGGCCTGTACCTGCTCGAGGGCAGGCAACACGCGGACCACCACACCACCATCGACCACGCCCAGCCGCACTGTGAGAGCCACGAGTACTTCAACGGCGTGCTGGACGGGCGGTCCCGCGGGGTATTCAACGGCCGGATCATCGTGCGCAAGGGCGCGCAGCGCACCGACTCGAAGCAGACCAACAACAACCTCGTGCTCTCCGAGGAAGCGCGCGCCGACAGCCAGCCGCAACTGGAGATCTACGCCGACGATGTGAAGTGCACTCACGGCGCGACGCTCGGACCAATCGACGAGAAAGCCCTTTTCTATCTCAAGAGCCGGGGTCTTTCGCCTAACGAAGCGCAGGGTCTCCTCACCTACGGCTTCGGCGCGGAGATCCTGGACAGAATGGAGATCGCGCCGCTCCGGGTGCAGCTGGAGCGGCTGGTGCGCGCGCGGCTGCTCAACCGCGCCCGGGGGCGGCGGGCGGCGTGACGACGGCCCAGCGAGCTGCCACGGGCCAGCGGGCCGGCGGGCCGGAGCGAACGGACTTTGCGCTCCTGAGAACGGACTTTCCCATCCTCCAGGAGCGGGTGCACGGCAAGCCGCTCGTCTACGTGGACAACGGGGCGACCAGCCAGAAGCCGCGCCAGGTGATCGACGCGATCTCCCGTTACTACGCGACCGAGAACGCCAACGTCCACCGCGGCGTCTACTGGCTGAGCGAGCACGCGACGGCGCTCTACGAGGGCGCGCGGGAGAAGGCGCGCCGCTTCGTGAACGCGCGCGAGGCGCGCGAGATCATCTTCGTGCGCGGCACCACGGAAGCGATCAACCTGGTGGCGAGCAGTTTCGGCCGCGCCAACCTGTCGGCGGGCGACGAAGTGCTCGTCACCGCGATGGAGCATCATTCCAACATCGTCCCGTGGCAGCTGATCTGCGGGGAGCGCGGCGCCCGGCTCCGCGTGATCCCGATGGACCAGCGCGGCGTGCTGTGCGTGGACGAGGTCCCGAAGCTCCTCGGCCCGAAGACGAAGCTGGTCGCCATGGTGCACGTCTCGAACTCGCTCGGCACGATCAATCCGGTGAAGGAGATCGTGGCGCTCGCCCACGCGCGCGGGATCCCCGTGCTCGTCGACGGCGCACAGGCGGCGCCGCACCTGCCCATCGACGTGCAGGACCTGGACTGCGATTTCTACACGGTGTCCGGCCACAAGATGTTCGGGCCGACCGGCATCGGGGTGCTGTACGGCAAGGCCGAGCGGCTCGATTCCATGGCGCCGTACCAGGGCGGCGGCGACATGATCCGTTCGGTCACGTTCGAGAAGACGACCTACGCGCCGCTCCCGGCGAAGTTCGAAGCGGGCACGCCGCATATCGCGGGCGCGGTCGGGCTCGGCGCCGCCATAGACTATCTGGCCGCGCTCGACTGGCAGCAGCTCGCCGCGCACGAGGCGGATCTGCTGGCGTATGCGACGGGATCGCTGGCGCAGGTCACCGGGCTCCGGTTGATCGGCACCGCGCCACACAAGGCGAGCGTCGTCTCCTTCGTGATGGACGGCGTTCACGCGCACGACGTCGGCACGATCGTGGACCAGGAGGGCGTCGCCATCCGGACCGGCCATCACTGCACCCAGCCCGTGATGGACTTCTTCGGCGTGCCGGCGACGGCGCGTGCGTCGTTCGCCTTCTACAACGACCGCGATGACGTGGACCGGTTGGTCGAGGCGGTGAAGAAGGTCCGCGAGGTGTTCGCCTGAATGGCCGACCTCGCCGATCTCTACCAGCAAATCATCATCGACCACAACCGGAATCCGCGAAACTTCAAGCATCTCGACGACGCCAACCGCACCGCTCACGGAGACAACCCGCTCTGTGGCGACAAGATCACCCTCTACGTGCATCTGGACGGCGAGGTGATCTCCGACGTCGGCTTCCAGGGCTCCGGCTGCGCGATCTCACAGGCCTCAGCCTCGCTCATGACGAGCGCGGTCAAGGGCAAGACCACGGCCGACGCCGAAGCGCTCTTCCACGCCTTTCACGCGATGGTCATGGGTGAGACCGGGGCGGGAGACCCGAAGGCGCTCGGCAAGCTCGCCGCCTTCGCCGGAGTGCGGCAGTTCCCTGCCCGGGTCAAGTGTGCCAATCTTCCATGGCACACGCTTCACGCCGCTATCACCGCCTCTGCGGAGCCAGTCACGACCGAGTAGTATTCGGGCCGATGGCGCCACGAAACCGCAGCGTACTTTACATCATCGCCCCGGAACGCTTCCGCGACGAGGAGCTGCTCGAGCCCCAGCGTGCGCTCGAGGGCGCCGGCCACAGTGTGCTGGTGGCGTCCACGAGGCGTGGCGTGGCGGTCGGGATGCTTGGCGCTCGGGTCAACGCCGAGGCAAGCTTGAGCGAAGTGCTCGCCAAGGACTTCGACGCGCTGGTGTTCGCGGGCGGCGCCGGCGCGCCGTCGCACCTGTGGGACAGCGACCCCGCGCTTCGGCTCGCGCGGGAGATGTATGCCCTCGGGCGGCCGGTGGCGGCGATCTGTCTCTCCTGCCCGGTGCTCGCGCGGGCGGGTGTGCTGGCCGGCAAGCGCGCGACGGTCTTCCCCGATGCGCGCGCGATCATCGAAATGAAACGCGGCGGCGCGACCCTCGTAGATGAGGCGGTCGTGGTGGAAGGCATCATCGTCACCGCTCGCGGACCCGAGGCCGCTCCGGCCTTCGGCTCCGCGCTCGTCAACCTCCTGGGATCATGAACAACGACCTGATCGTCGAGATCGACGCCATCTCCAAGCGCTTCGGCGACTTCGTCGCCGTGGCCAGCCTGTCGCTGCGGGTGCCGAAGGGCGCGGTGTACGGCCTGCTGGGCCCCAACGGCGCCGGGAAGACCACCAGCATCCGGATGCTGATGAACATCACGATCCCCGACCAAGGGACCGTGAAGCTCTTCGGCGACGATCTGGGCGGC
Coding sequences within:
- a CDS encoding cysteine desulfurase, with product MRTDFPILQERVHGKPLVYVDNGATSQKPRQVIDAISRYYATENANVHRGVYWLSEHATALYEGAREKARRFVNAREAREIIFVRGTTEAINLVASSFGRANLSAGDEVLVTAMEHHSNIVPWQLICGERGARLRVIPMDQRGVLCVDEVPKLLGPKTKLVAMVHVSNSLGTINPVKEIVALAHARGIPVLVDGAQAAPHLPIDVQDLDCDFYTVSGHKMFGPTGIGVLYGKAERLDSMAPYQGGGDMIRSVTFEKTTYAPLPAKFEAGTPHIAGAVGLGAAIDYLAALDWQQLAAHEADLLAYATGSLAQVTGLRLIGTAPHKASVVSFVMDGVHAHDVGTIVDQEGVAIRTGHHCTQPVMDFFGVPATARASFAFYNDRDDVDRLVEAVKKVREVFA
- a CDS encoding DJ-1/PfpI/YhbO family deglycase/protease, with amino-acid sequence MAPRNRSVLYIIAPERFRDEELLEPQRALEGAGHSVLVASTRRGVAVGMLGARVNAEASLSEVLAKDFDALVFAGGAGAPSHLWDSDPALRLAREMYALGRPVAAICLSCPVLARAGVLAGKRATVFPDARAIIEMKRGGATLVDEAVVVEGIIVTARGPEAAPAFGSALVNLLGS
- the sufD gene encoding Fe-S cluster assembly protein SufD, whose amino-acid sequence is MNAPRVLDRFMAQHEAFARNGGKVAPEWLRVLRAGALARFAELGFPTTKLEAWRFTSVQPIAETAFAPASEASGELPAGKSLERLELCEARRHLAVFVNGRFVEALSSVAGLPAGARVGSLVGALEREPELVERHLARQALLDDNAFAALNTAFVHDGAFVYLPEGTVMEEPVQLLFLSMPGAEPMVSHPRSLIVVERMARASVVETYAGHGDGVYWTNAVTEVVLGDGARADCYRVQRESERAYHVATTQTRQGRDSVLSVHAVVLGAVLSRHDIGTVLDGPGGKCTLNGLYLLEGRQHADHHTTIDHAQPHCESHEYFNGVLDGRSRGVFNGRIIVRKGAQRTDSKQTNNNLVLSEEARADSQPQLEIYADDVKCTHGATLGPIDEKALFYLKSRGLSPNEAQGLLTYGFGAEILDRMEIAPLRVQLERLVRARLLNRARGRRAA
- a CDS encoding SUF system NifU family Fe-S cluster assembly protein; protein product: MADLADLYQQIIIDHNRNPRNFKHLDDANRTAHGDNPLCGDKITLYVHLDGEVISDVGFQGSGCAISQASASLMTSAVKGKTTADAEALFHAFHAMVMGETGAGDPKALGKLAAFAGVRQFPARVKCANLPWHTLHAAITASAEPVTTE